In a genomic window of Nomascus leucogenys isolate Asia chromosome 4, Asia_NLE_v1, whole genome shotgun sequence:
- the RAB27B gene encoding ras-related protein Rab-27B codes for MTDGDYDYLIKLLALGDSGVGKTTFLYRYTDNKFNPKFITTVGIDFREKRVVYNAQGPNGSSGKAFKVHLQLWDTAGQERFRSLTTAFFRDAMGFLLMFDLTSQQSFLNVRNWMSQLQANAYCENPDIVLIGNKADLPDQREVNERQAREMADKYGIPYFETSAATGQNVEKAVETLLDLIMKRMEQCVEKTQIPDTVNSGNSGKLDGEKPPEKKCVC; via the exons ATGACCGATGGAGACTATGATTATCTGATCAAACTCCTGGCCCTCGGGGATTCAGGGGTGGGGAAGACAACATTTCTTTATAGATACACAGATAATAAATTCAATCCCAAATTCATCACTACAGTAGGAATAGACTTTCGGGAAAAACGTGTG GTTTATAATGCACAAGGACCAAATGGATCTTCAGGGAAAGCATTTAAAGTGCATCTTCAGCTTTGGGACACTGCAGGACAAGAGCG GTTCCGGAGTCTCACCACTGCGTTTTTCAGAGACGCCATGGGCTTCTTATTAATGTTTGACCTCACCAGTCAACAGAGCTTCTTAAATGTCAGAAACTGGATGA GCCAACTGCAAGCAAATGCTTATTGTGAAAATCCAGATATAGTATTAATTGGCAACAAGGCAGACCTACCAGACCAGAGGGAAGTCAATGAACGGCAAGCTCGGGAAATGGCTGACAAATATGG CATACCATATTTTGAAACAAGTGCAGCAACTGGACAGAATGTGGAGAAAGCTGTAGAAACCCTTTTGGACTTAATCATGAAGCGAATGGAACAGTGTGTGGAGAAGACACAAATCCCTGATACCGTCAATAGTGGAAATTCTGGAAAGTTGGATGGGGAAAAGCCACCAGAGAAGAAATGTGTCTGCTAG